A window of Posidoniimonas polymericola contains these coding sequences:
- a CDS encoding putative immunity protein, translating into MRDKRFVAAHRGGQLAIAEHRLLAAWAADCAAHLLPLFKVHSSDDRPQQAIEIGRAWARGEIKTGVAQRAAVAAHAAARETSDAAAVAVARAAGHAVATAHFADHCLGPVIYGAKAVEAAGGSADEERDWQLARLPIDVRELVISAMELRRT; encoded by the coding sequence GTGCGTGACAAGCGATTTGTCGCGGCCCATCGAGGGGGCCAATTAGCTATTGCCGAGCATCGATTACTCGCGGCTTGGGCCGCGGATTGTGCGGCGCATCTGCTTCCGCTGTTCAAGGTTCACAGCTCAGATGATCGGCCGCAACAAGCTATTGAAATCGGACGGGCGTGGGCTCGAGGCGAGATCAAAACCGGTGTCGCCCAGCGAGCGGCTGTCGCGGCACATGCTGCGGCCCGGGAGACTTCTGACGCTGCCGCAGTCGCAGTTGCTCGAGCGGCAGGCCATGCCGTGGCAACAGCCCATTTTGCCGATCATTGCCTCGGACCAGTGATCTATGGCGCGAAGGCGGTCGAGGCGGCAGGAGGGTCGGCAGACGAAGAGCGGGATTGGCAACTTGCCCGGCTTCCCATTGACGTGCGAGAATTAGTAATTTCCGCCATGGAACTGCGCCGAACCTAG